One region of Pseudomonas sp. B21-040 genomic DNA includes:
- the prfB gene encoding peptide chain release factor 2 (programmed frameshift) produces MEINPILNSIKDLSERSETIRGYLDYDQKHERLTEVNRELEDPSVWNNPTYAQELGRERSMLAQIVETLDEMHSGLADAKDLLLMSAEEEDQAAVDDVAAEVERLRESLEKLEFRRMFSGEMDANNAYLDIQAGSGGTEAQDWANILLRMYLRWADKRGFDATIMELSAGEVAGIKGATVHIKGEYAFGWLRTEIGVHRLVRKSPFDSGNRRHTSFSAVFVSPEIDDNIEIDINPSDLRIDTYRSSGAGGQHVNTTDSAVRITHVPSNTVVSCQNERSQHANKDTAMKMLRARLYEQEVQKRNAASQALEDTKSDIGWGHQIRSYVLDASRIKDLRTNIERSDCDKVLDGDIDEYLVASLKQGL; encoded by the exons ATGGAAATCAACCCGATCCTTAACAGTATCAAGGACCTGTCCGAGCGCTCCGAAACTATTCGGGGGTATCTT GACTACGATCAAAAGCATGAGCGTCTGACTGAAGTCAATCGCGAGCTTGAAGATCCGTCTGTCTGGAACAACCCGACGTACGCTCAGGAACTGGGCCGCGAGCGGTCCATGCTGGCGCAGATCGTCGAAACCCTCGACGAAATGCACTCAGGCCTGGCCGACGCCAAAGACCTGCTGCTGATGTCCGCCGAAGAAGAAGACCAGGCCGCCGTCGATGACGTCGCTGCCGAAGTCGAGCGCCTGCGCGAGTCGCTGGAAAAACTCGAATTCCGTCGCATGTTCAGCGGTGAAATGGATGCCAACAACGCCTACCTGGATATCCAGGCCGGCTCCGGTGGCACCGAGGCTCAGGACTGGGCCAACATCCTGCTGCGCATGTACCTGCGCTGGGCTGACAAGCGCGGTTTCGACGCGACCATCATGGAGCTGTCCGCCGGTGAAGTCGCCGGGATCAAGGGCGCTACCGTGCACATCAAGGGCGAATACGCCTTTGGCTGGTTGCGTACCGAAATTGGCGTGCACCGTCTGGTGCGCAAGAGCCCGTTCGACTCCGGTAACCGCCGCCACACCTCGTTCTCGGCGGTGTTTGTGTCGCCGGAAATCGATGACAACATCGAAATCGACATCAACCCGTCGGACCTGCGCATCGACACCTACCGCTCCTCCGGTGCCGGTGGTCAGCACGTAAACACCACCGACTCGGCCGTGCGGATTACCCACGTACCGTCCAACACCGTGGTCAGCTGCCAGAACGAACGCTCCCAGCACGCCAACAAAGACACCGCGATGAAAATGTTGCGGGCGCGCTTGTACGAGCAGGAAGTGCAGAAACGCAATGCCGCCTCCCAGGCCCTGGAAGACACCAAGTCCGACATCGGCTGGGGTCACCAGATCCGCTCGTATGTACTCGATGCGTCGCGAATCAAGGATTTGCGCACTAACATCGAACGCAGCGACTGCGACAAGGTGCTCGACGGCGATATCGACGAATACCTGGTGGCCAGCCTGAAACAAGGCCTGTAA
- the lysS gene encoding lysine--tRNA ligase, giving the protein MSDLELDPQALQQEENSLIALRKEKLAAERAKGNAFPNDFRRENYCEDLQKKYADKTKEELAEAAIPVKVAGRIMLNRGSFMVIQDMTGRIQVYVNRKTLSEETLAAVKTWDMGDIIAAEGTLARSGKGDLYVEMTTVRLLTKSLRPLPDKHHGLTDTEQRYRQRYVDLIVNEDVRQTFRVRSQVIAHIRSFLMQRDFLEVETPMLQTIPGGAAAKPFETHHNALDMGMFLRIAPELYLKRLVVGGFEKVFEINRNFRNEGVSTRHNPEFTMLEFYQAYADYEDNMDLTEELFRELAQLVLGSTDVPYGDKVFHFGEPFVRLSVFDSILKYNPELTADDLNDIDKARAIAKKAGAKVLGFEGLGKLQVMIFEELVEHKLEQPHFITQYPFEVSPLARRNDDNPNVTDRFELFIGGREIANAYSELNDAEDQAERFMAQVADKDAGDDEAMHYDADFVRALEYGMPPTAGEGIGIDRLVMLLTNSPSIRDVILFPHMRPQA; this is encoded by the coding sequence ATGAGCGACCTAGAACTCGACCCGCAAGCCCTGCAACAGGAAGAAAACTCCCTGATCGCCCTGCGCAAGGAAAAGCTTGCTGCCGAGCGCGCCAAGGGCAATGCCTTCCCGAACGACTTCCGCCGCGAAAACTACTGCGAAGATCTGCAGAAGAAATACGCGGACAAGACCAAGGAAGAGCTGGCAGAGGCTGCAATTCCGGTCAAGGTTGCCGGTCGCATCATGCTCAACCGTGGCTCGTTCATGGTGATTCAGGACATGACCGGGCGGATTCAGGTTTACGTCAACCGTAAAACCCTGTCCGAAGAAACCCTGGCCGCCGTGAAGACCTGGGACATGGGCGACATCATCGCCGCCGAAGGCACCCTGGCCCGTTCCGGCAAGGGCGACCTGTACGTTGAAATGACCACTGTGCGCCTGCTGACCAAGTCGCTGCGCCCGCTGCCGGACAAGCACCACGGCCTGACCGACACCGAACAGCGCTACCGTCAGCGTTATGTCGACCTGATCGTCAACGAAGACGTGCGCCAGACCTTCCGCGTTCGTTCGCAAGTCATCGCGCACATCCGCAGCTTCCTGATGCAGCGTGACTTCCTGGAAGTCGAAACGCCGATGCTGCAAACCATTCCTGGCGGTGCGGCGGCCAAGCCGTTCGAAACCCACCACAACGCGCTGGACATGGGCATGTTCCTGCGTATCGCGCCAGAGCTGTACCTCAAGCGCCTTGTTGTTGGCGGTTTCGAGAAAGTGTTCGAGATCAACCGCAACTTCCGTAACGAAGGCGTTTCGACTCGTCACAACCCTGAATTCACCATGTTGGAGTTCTACCAGGCTTACGCCGACTACGAAGACAACATGGACCTGACCGAAGAACTGTTCCGTGAGCTGGCGCAGCTGGTTCTGGGCAGCACCGACGTGCCTTACGGCGACAAAGTGTTCCACTTCGGCGAACCGTTCGTGCGTCTGTCGGTGTTCGACTCGATCCTCAAGTACAACCCTGAGCTGACCGCTGACGACCTGAACGACATCGACAAGGCTCGCGCCATCGCCAAGAAGGCCGGCGCCAAGGTGCTGGGCTTCGAAGGTCTGGGCAAGCTGCAAGTGATGATTTTCGAAGAACTGGTCGAGCACAAGCTGGAGCAGCCGCACTTCATCACCCAGTACCCGTTCGAAGTGTCGCCGCTGGCTCGTCGCAACGATGACAACCCGAACGTCACCGACCGTTTCGAATTGTTCATCGGCGGCCGTGAAATCGCCAACGCCTACTCCGAGTTGAACGACGCGGAAGACCAGGCTGAGCGTTTCATGGCGCAAGTCGCTGACAAGGACGCGGGCGATGACGAAGCCATGCACTACGACGCCGACTTCGTGCGCGCGCTGGAATACGGCATGCCGCCAACGGCGGGTGAAGGCATCGGTATCGACCGTCTGGTGATGCTGCTGACCAACTCGCCGTCGATCCGCGACGTGATCCTGTTCCCGCACATGCGGCCGCAAGCGTAA
- a CDS encoding TetR/AcrR family transcriptional regulator has product MNRAMAQEGAAGIATAVAESVQYQGRKASRQGSEQRRQDILDAAMRIVVRDGVRAVRHRAVAAEAGVPLSATTYYFKDIDDLLTDTFAQYVERSAAFMAKLWVNNEGLLREMVVSGDGSPQARAQLADDIARLMADYVHRQLINRREHLMAEQAFRQEALLNPRLAELVRSHQQILLQGTCQLFEVLGSREPQEDAKVLTAIIGRMEYQGLLNDAEPVGEEEMLGILNRYMHLVLASV; this is encoded by the coding sequence GTGAATCGTGCAATGGCTCAAGAAGGTGCAGCGGGTATCGCCACTGCGGTCGCTGAAAGTGTTCAGTACCAGGGCCGCAAGGCCAGCCGACAGGGCAGCGAGCAGCGTCGACAGGACATTCTCGATGCGGCGATGCGCATTGTCGTGCGCGATGGCGTGCGGGCCGTGCGCCACCGGGCGGTGGCGGCCGAGGCCGGCGTACCGTTGTCGGCGACGACCTATTACTTCAAGGATATCGATGACTTGCTCACCGATACCTTCGCTCAATACGTGGAACGCAGTGCGGCGTTCATGGCCAAGTTGTGGGTGAACAACGAAGGCCTGCTGCGCGAGATGGTGGTCAGCGGCGACGGCAGCCCGCAGGCTCGCGCGCAACTGGCGGACGATATCGCTCGACTGATGGCGGACTACGTTCACCGGCAATTGATCAACCGTCGCGAACACTTGATGGCGGAACAGGCGTTCCGTCAGGAGGCCTTGTTGAACCCGCGCCTGGCGGAACTGGTGCGCTCGCATCAGCAAATCCTCCTTCAGGGCACGTGCCAGCTTTTCGAGGTATTGGGTTCTCGTGAGCCACAAGAGGATGCCAAAGTGTTGACGGCGATTATCGGACGGATGGAGTATCAGGGCTTGCTCAACGACGCGGAGCCTGTGGGCGAAGAAGAAATGCTCGGTATCCTCAATCGTTACATGCACTTGGTACTCGCGTCGGTGTAA
- a CDS encoding flavohemoglobin expression-modulating QEGLA motif protein, which produces MDDYQQTIRILSDRIVLAQTPIRVLDAVKWDDTIRQKFLKAKGKELPAVDRDYYLNRPLAFDSSQVKLEFQNIERDITRQLGQFNPVGQIMRRMCKEYRMVVRMLEARGTEDFGLISQELYGAASDAFHAGDPTLSDLGLMLSDYLNNIDGRGDLKDEPKTLTAKDAVAMLQHRLNKVFGEAEETIRVFESDGIVADAAAGADYIKIRTDAMFNDRDVRALEVHEGLVHVGTTLNGLNQPICTFLAKGPPSSTVTQEGLAILMEIITFASYPSRLRKLTNRTRAIHMVEEGADFLQVFEFFREQGFEMPESYSNTSRVFRGSVPTGLPFTKDLSYLKGFIMIYNYIQLAVRKGKLEQIPLLFCGKTTLEDMRTLRQLVDEGLVVPPKYLPEQFRDLNALSAWMCFSNFLNHLSLDRIEADYSNIL; this is translated from the coding sequence GTGGACGATTACCAGCAGACGATACGCATTTTGTCCGATCGCATTGTGCTGGCGCAGACGCCGATTCGGGTCCTTGATGCGGTCAAGTGGGACGACACTATCCGTCAGAAATTTCTCAAGGCCAAGGGCAAGGAATTGCCTGCCGTGGACCGTGACTATTACCTGAATCGGCCGCTGGCGTTCGATTCCAGCCAGGTGAAACTGGAGTTCCAGAACATCGAGCGCGACATCACCCGCCAGCTCGGCCAGTTCAATCCGGTCGGCCAGATCATGCGTCGCATGTGCAAGGAATACCGCATGGTGGTGCGCATGCTCGAAGCGCGCGGCACCGAGGATTTCGGGCTGATTTCCCAGGAGCTGTATGGCGCCGCGTCCGATGCGTTTCACGCTGGCGACCCGACCTTGTCCGACCTGGGCCTGATGCTCTCCGATTACCTGAACAATATTGATGGCCGTGGCGATCTCAAGGATGAACCGAAGACGTTGACCGCCAAGGACGCTGTCGCGATGCTGCAGCATCGTTTGAACAAGGTGTTTGGCGAGGCCGAGGAAACCATTCGGGTGTTTGAGTCCGACGGCATCGTCGCCGATGCGGCAGCGGGGGCCGACTACATCAAGATCCGCACCGACGCGATGTTCAACGACCGCGACGTGCGAGCCCTGGAGGTTCACGAAGGGCTGGTGCACGTAGGCACCACGCTCAATGGTCTGAACCAGCCGATCTGCACTTTTCTGGCCAAGGGCCCGCCGTCCTCGACGGTGACGCAGGAAGGCCTGGCGATCCTGATGGAAATCATCACCTTCGCGTCCTACCCGAGTCGCCTGCGCAAACTGACCAACCGCACCCGCGCCATTCACATGGTGGAGGAGGGCGCGGACTTCCTGCAGGTGTTCGAGTTTTTCCGTGAGCAAGGGTTTGAAATGCCCGAGAGCTACAGCAACACCAGTCGCGTTTTCCGTGGCTCGGTGCCGACAGGTCTGCCATTTACCAAAGACTTGTCCTACCTCAAGGGCTTCATCATGATTTACAACTACATTCAGTTGGCGGTGCGCAAAGGCAAGCTGGAGCAGATACCGCTACTGTTTTGCGGCAAGACCACGCTGGAAGACATGCGCACCTTGCGCCAGTTGGTCGATGAAGGATTGGTGGTGCCACCCAAGTACTTGCCCGAACAGTTCCGCGACCTGAACGCGCTGTCAGCGTGGATGTGCTTCTCCAACTTCCTCAACCACCTGAGCCTGGACCGGATCGAGGCGGATTACTCCAACATCCTGTGA